In Terriglobus aquaticus, the genomic window TCGCCGCTCGCCCGCAAGGTCGCGGAGACCCTCACCGCGAATCCCGAGTTCGTCAACCTGCCCCGCAAGTTCAAGATCAGCATCACCGGCTGCCCCGTCTGGTGCTCCTACCCGGAGATCGACGACATCGGCCTGACGGGCGCGGTGCGTGACAACAACGGTCAGCGCGAAGTCGGCTACAGCATCCGCGTCGGCGGCGGCCTCTCCAAGGAGCCCCATTTCGCCGTCCGCCTCAACGCCTTCGTGAAGCCCGAGCAGGCTGAGCAGGTCTGCATCGAAGTCGCTCGCATCTTTCGCGACGCCGACCCGCTGCGCGAAAGCCGCAACGCTGCCCGCATGAAGTACCTATTCCTGAAGCAGGGCTGGACCGCCGAGTCCTTCCTCGCGGAGCTCAACCGTCGCCTCGGCTACGATCTCGATCCAGCCGCGGACGAAACGGTACCCAACGACCTCTATCGCGACCACACCGGCGTCAACCCGCAGCGGCAGCCCGGCCTGTCCTCCGTCGGCATCTCCGTCCTCCGCGGCCGCCTCACCTCCGCGCAATTGCACTCGCTCGCCGACCTGGCCGAAGAGTTCGGAGCCAAAGGCGAGCAGGGAAGCACCGGCGAGCTCCGCTGCACCGTGCAGCAGAACATCCTGCTCATCAACATCCCGAACGACCGCGTCTCCGAACTCGTCGAGCGCATCCACGCCCTCGGCCTCCACGTCGAAGGCACGAACTTCTGGCGCGGCACCGTAGCCTGCACCGGCACGGAGTTCTGCAAGCTCGCCATCGCGGAAACCAAGGGCTTTGCCCGCTGGCTCACCGACGAGATGGACGCGCGTCTGCCCGGCTTCGACCAGCAGCTCCGCATCAACGTCACCGGCTGCCCCAACAGTTGCGGTCAGCACTGGATTGCCGACATCGGCCTGGAAGGCAAGAAGATCAAGCACGAAGGCAAGATGGTCGACGCCTTCTACTTCTGCGTCGGCGGTGCTCTCGGCCAGCACGCCAACTTCGCCCGTCCTGTCGGCTATCGCGTCCCTGCGACCGAAGTCCCCGAAGCCATGGAACGCCTCCTCCGCACCTATCTCACCGGCCGCACCAGCGCCTCCGAAAACCTGCGCATGTACTTCGCCCGCCACACCGACGAAGACCTCCGCAACCAACTCGCCGGCACGGTTGTCGCCGCGGTAGAACGCGACCTGCCAACCCGCCCCACCCCGTCCAACGTGGGCTGAAATGGACAGCGCGATAGTTCCTTGGTTTAGGCGCAAGGGCTGGAAGAAGCTCGCCGCGGAAACTCTGACGCTTGCGGCTGCTCACATTGCGCTCTACTTTGTCTTCCGTAGCCAAGCAGAGACACCAACTCTTGCTTTCTGGTCTTCAGTTCTTGCTACCCCTTTCTACTATCTCGCCCTCCTGAGCCTCTGCTTAAGCAATATGTCCTTGGCTTTCATCAAAGAGGTAAGCGGACTAAAGCCCGCCCAGGGTGTGACGAATCCTTTTCAAGACACACGCGTCGTGGCTGCATACAGCACGAGCCATCCTAATTCTGTAGCAATGTATGTCTACCGCATGAAGTACCTTGCCCTTATATTCATGCTTTTTGCAGGGATCCGTCTGTGGTCCACTTGGCCTGTCCCAAATTGGGCGTGGAACCGTGCAGTTCTCAGCAGTCTGCATGTGGTGCTTGTGCGATGTTCACCGCAGCTATGCCACTTCGGGAAGTTGCGATCCTGACGACTACAGCAGAGGTCGAGACAAGCCTTGACGGCTGTCGAGGCCGCACATCCGGCCCCGACTAAGATCGAAAGAATATGCCCGGTCTCTTTCCAATCTTCCTCAAGCTCACCGCGCGCCCTTGCCTCGTCGTCGGCGCCGGCAGCATCGCTGAAGGCAAGATCGTCTCCATGGTCGAGGCCGAAGCCGACGTCACGGTTGTCGCCACGCGCGCCAGCAGTCGCGTGCAGCAACTCGCGGCAGACGGCGCCATCCGCCTTCACCTTCGCCCGTATCAGACCGACGACATGCAAGGCATCTTCCTCGCCGTAGCCGGCACCGACGTGCCCGAGGTCAACCGTCAGGTCTTCGCCGACGCCCAACAGCGCAACACACTCATCAATGCCGTCGACGATCCGCCCTACTGCGACTACTACTTCCCGTCGATCGTTCGCCGCGGTGACCTGCAGATCGCCATCTCCACTGCCGGCGAGAGCCCCGCGCTCGCGCAGCAACTTCGCAGGGACTTGAACGAACAGCTTCCGCTCGACCTCGGTCCGTGGCTGATGGAGCTCGGCCGTCTCCGCCGCGAAGTCCTGCAAATGGAACCGCTCGGTGAGCCGCGCAAGCTCCTTCTGCACCAGCTCGCCACGCGCGAGGTCTGCGGTGCCGAGGCCTGTCCTTCCCGCCAGATCGCCCGAGCCCACGCTCGCGAGCATTACCCGGATCGCAACCCGGCTCCAGGAATCGAACACGGATGAGCACCGCACCGCAGAAGGGAACCGTCTATCTGGTCGGTGCCGGCCCCGGCGACCCTGACCTGCTCACCCTGCGCGCCGCACGCCTCCTCGCCACCGCAGACCTCGTCCTCTACGACGACCTGGTCTCGCCCGAAGTTCTCGCCCTCTGCGGCCCGCATACGGAACGGGCCAGTGTCGGCAAGCGCTGCGGCCGCGCCCGCATCACGCAGGACGGCATCCACGCGCTCCTCATCGACGCCGCCCATCGCGGTCTGTCGGTCGTCCGCCTCAAGTCCGGCGATCCGCTCATCTTCGGCCGCGCCGCCGAAGAACTGGAAGCTCTCCGGACCGCCGGCATTCCGGTCGAAATCGTGCCGGGCATCTCCGCCGTTTTCGCGGCCGGTGCCGCCGTCCAGGTGCCACTCACGGACCGCAACACCGCCTCCAAGCTCATCCTGGTCGCCGGTCACCCTGCCAGCCACAAGACCCCACCCAGCAGCCGGAATCCGGCCGATCCCGAAGCCGAATCGCTGCTCTGGACCGGTCCGCTCCCTGCCGACGCCACCCTCGCCATCTACATGCCGGGCCGCAGCGCTGCCGCTATCGCGGAAGAACTTCGCCGCTCCGGTGCTCCCGAAGACCTGCCCTGCATCGCCATCTCGCAGGTCGCCACACCGCGGCAGCACATCGCCGCCGCCCGCCTGGCAAACTTTGCCGGTATCGAACTTGGCCTCACTCCCGTCCTCATTCTCGCGGGCTATGCCATGGGCGCGCTGCTCCCTGAAAATTAAAGCTGCTGCACCGGCATCGGTGCACACCCGCGCAACTCCCATCAGCACAGGAACTTACACGTAAATACCGGTAGTAGAAGAACTTAGCGTCCGTCCCAAGCGCAACTCCGCTAAAATGAGGAACTTGCAAAAAGCAGGGGAGGGGGCACCCATGCGCATCCATCTGGTCGACGGCACCTACGAACTCTTCCGCCACTACCACGCCCTGCCCAAACTGCAGGACGGCCAAGGCCGTGAAGTCGCCGCCGTGCGCGGCGTTCTCGCCTCCATGCTCTCGCTCGTCAAGGAAGGCGCAACGCACATCGGCATTGCCACCGACCACATCATCGAGTCGTTCCGCAACGACCTGTACCCCGGCTACAAGACCGGCGCTGGCGTACCCGAAGACCTGATGGCGCAATTTCCGCTGCTCGAGGAAGCCTTGCGTGCCCTCGGCTTGGCCGTCTGGGCCATGACCGAGTTTGAGGCCGACGACGCCCTCGCCGCAGCCGCACAGAAGGCCGCGGAAGACCCGCGCGTCGAGCAGGTGCTCATCTGCACGCCTGACAAAGACCTCGCACAGTGCGTCGTTGGCGACCGCGTCATCCAATTCGATCGCCGCAAGCGCGAAGCTCGCAACGAAGCCGGCGTCGTTGCCAAGTTCGGTGTGCCGCCCGCATCCATCGCCGATTACCTCGCCCTCGTCGGCGACACCGCCGACGGCTATCCCGGCCTGCCCGGCTGGGGCGCAAAGGGCACCGCAGCCGTCCTCGCGAAATATGGCCACATCGACGCGATCCCCACCGACTTCCGCACCTGGAACGTGCGCGTGACCAATCCCGCAGCGCTCAGCGAAACTCTGCAAAGCCGCATGGAAGACGCGTTGCTCTTCCGCACCCTGGCGACGCTGCGCACCGACACCGACGTCTTTGCGACCGTGGACGATCTGCAATGGCGCGGACCAACCGATGCCTTCGAACCGCTCGCCGCCATCCTCGACGCGAATGTGAAACGCGAAACTGGCCGAGGCGCCAAGCTCAAGGTTTAGCGGGCGCTCTGTACCCGTGCGTTACGGGCCAGCAGCGCTCGCCCGTTATTCTCAAGGACGGTTCTGTGTAGGCGGCAGATACCCGTAAAGCAAATGCTTTGACCTCGTCTCGCGGAAGGCCTGAAGGCCCGCTTCCCACATCGCCGCAATCTCATGCGGATCCTTGCCCGCCTGCAAAGCATCCAGCGTCGCCTGGTTAAGCAGGATCCCGTTCGCCTTCGCCAGCAAGAACTGTTGCGGGTATTGCGCGTGCAGGGCAGCAAGCAGTTCCAGGCCGAACTCAGCCGCGTCGAACCGCTCGCGGTCATTCACCGTGAAGCGCAAGCCATGCACCTGCTGACCGGCAAACGGGTACGGCTTGGTTGGCGTGAAGCTCGTTGTGCTGACTTCAACGCCAACCAGTTTCCGCGCATTGAGTGCGTCTGCAAGCTTCTGCGCTTCGGCATCACTCGCGATCCAGGCTGCACCGATCTGCTCAAACGGTGCGTCTGTTCCTCGGCCAACTGAGACGTTCGTGAACTCCAGAAATGCGAGGCCTGGGTAAAGCGTCGCCGCCTCAAGCCGCTGCAGATTCGGGCTAGGATTCACCCATACCAAGCCTGCCTCGTCGTACCACAGCCCGCGCTGGTAGTTCGCTACAGGGACGACGCTGAGATCGCATTGCAGGTGCTTCTCGCCATGAACGTAGCGTGCGAGTTCACCCAGCGTGAGCCCGTGCTGCGTCGGCTCCTGCATGTAGGCGATGTAACGTTCCGTGCCCGCGTCGTTG contains:
- a CDS encoding nitrite/sulfite reductase; the protein is MPNESFLGDAAEGLDKVPSPPAAAKETKAQKVERLKRELNPWEAWSQVRRFAAEGRESVLPEWAGTYFKWWGIYTQGDGIGAVGGVGGEGKATEYFMMRVGIPNGILTPQQLRTIADITEKYARGIGDITTRQNIQMHWLTIESLPLVVDALEAVGLSPKGACGDVVRNVTGCPLAGTDPHEILDASPLARKVAETLTANPEFVNLPRKFKISITGCPVWCSYPEIDDIGLTGAVRDNNGQREVGYSIRVGGGLSKEPHFAVRLNAFVKPEQAEQVCIEVARIFRDADPLRESRNAARMKYLFLKQGWTAESFLAELNRRLGYDLDPAADETVPNDLYRDHTGVNPQRQPGLSSVGISVLRGRLTSAQLHSLADLAEEFGAKGEQGSTGELRCTVQQNILLINIPNDRVSELVERIHALGLHVEGTNFWRGTVACTGTEFCKLAIAETKGFARWLTDEMDARLPGFDQQLRINVTGCPNSCGQHWIADIGLEGKKIKHEGKMVDAFYFCVGGALGQHANFARPVGYRVPATEVPEAMERLLRTYLTGRTSASENLRMYFARHTDEDLRNQLAGTVVAAVERDLPTRPTPSNVG
- a CDS encoding precorrin-2 dehydrogenase/sirohydrochlorin ferrochelatase family protein translates to MPGLFPIFLKLTARPCLVVGAGSIAEGKIVSMVEAEADVTVVATRASSRVQQLAADGAIRLHLRPYQTDDMQGIFLAVAGTDVPEVNRQVFADAQQRNTLINAVDDPPYCDYYFPSIVRRGDLQIAISTAGESPALAQQLRRDLNEQLPLDLGPWLMELGRLRREVLQMEPLGEPRKLLLHQLATREVCGAEACPSRQIARAHAREHYPDRNPAPGIEHG
- the cobA gene encoding uroporphyrinogen-III C-methyltransferase produces the protein MSTAPQKGTVYLVGAGPGDPDLLTLRAARLLATADLVLYDDLVSPEVLALCGPHTERASVGKRCGRARITQDGIHALLIDAAHRGLSVVRLKSGDPLIFGRAAEELEALRTAGIPVEIVPGISAVFAAGAAVQVPLTDRNTASKLILVAGHPASHKTPPSSRNPADPEAESLLWTGPLPADATLAIYMPGRSAAAIAEELRRSGAPEDLPCIAISQVATPRQHIAAARLANFAGIELGLTPVLILAGYAMGALLPEN
- a CDS encoding 5'-3' exonuclease, whose product is MRIHLVDGTYELFRHYHALPKLQDGQGREVAAVRGVLASMLSLVKEGATHIGIATDHIIESFRNDLYPGYKTGAGVPEDLMAQFPLLEEALRALGLAVWAMTEFEADDALAAAAQKAAEDPRVEQVLICTPDKDLAQCVVGDRVIQFDRRKREARNEAGVVAKFGVPPASIADYLALVGDTADGYPGLPGWGAKGTAAVLAKYGHIDAIPTDFRTWNVRVTNPAALSETLQSRMEDALLFRTLATLRTDTDVFATVDDLQWRGPTDAFEPLAAILDANVKRETGRGAKLKV